The Vicia villosa cultivar HV-30 ecotype Madison, WI linkage group LG1, Vvil1.0, whole genome shotgun sequence genome includes a region encoding these proteins:
- the LOC131617831 gene encoding large ribosomal subunit protein eL14-like yields MPFKRFVEIGRVALVNYGKDYGKLVVIVDVIDQTRALVDAPDMERIPINFKRLSLTDIKIDIKRVPKKKDLIKAMEAADVKNKWEKSSWGRKLIVRKRRAALNDFDRFKIMLAKIKRAASVRQELAKLRKTAA; encoded by the exons ATG CCGTTCAAGAGGTTCGTTGAGATCGGGCGAGTTGCTCTTGTCAACTACGGCAAAGACTATGGAAAGCTAGTTGTTATCGTCGATGTCATCGACCAAACTAGG GCTCTAGTGGATGCACCTGACATGGAGAGGATCCCAATTAATTTCAAGAGGCTTTCTCTTACTGATATCAAGATTGATATCAAGAGAGTTCCTAAGAAGAAGGATCTCATCAAGGCCATGGAAGCCGCAG ATGTGAAGAACAAGTGGGAGAAGAGCTCATGGGGAAGGAAATTGATTGTGAGGAAGAGGAGGGCTGCCCTCAATGATTTTGACAGGTTCAAGATCATGTTGGCAAAAATTAAG AGGGCTGCTAGTGTTAGGCAAGAACTTGCTAAGCTAAGGAAGACTGCAGCTTAG